Proteins co-encoded in one Arachis hypogaea cultivar Tifrunner chromosome 13, arahy.Tifrunner.gnm2.J5K5, whole genome shotgun sequence genomic window:
- the LOC112792581 gene encoding uncharacterized protein — protein MPTSILPSQNGNTRTTKMSSRQRPLHACGVSMIAMAEIAIGKTQNVNGPLGANLRRIIAKLSRSTTPLIYAMQCQLLAILSFMDDHIITAEKISEKVFPSSAVAFDKVDELVLIIASMPEKFDGAVNKVLAVIHKVPLLERAMTLFISMLNGFASILDHYWGRGDSIRTKEKTIGVDSSSSSGYISLENFPPILEAEIKGTHDKKAAAVLPSCAKGSYKQALLESGNKERNNPHDDDDEKEVDGGELCEVSEEGEKKQDDRRSEVEENDKCESNKGGDVLLKLFDSWLMNPGRF, from the exons ATGCCTACATCCATTCTCCCTTCCCAA AACGGAAACACAAGAACCACAAAAATGAGTTCAAGGCAACGTCCATTACATGCATGTGGAGTTTCCATGATAGCAATGGCAGAAATTGCGATTGGAAAAACCCAGAATGTCAATGGTCCATTGGGTGCAAACTTGAGAAGGATAATTGCAAAACTTTCGAGATCCACCACACCCCTTATTTATGCAATGCAATGCCAATTGCTAGCCATACTATCCTTCATGGATGATCACATCATAACAGCAGAGAAAATCTCCGAGAAAGTGTTCCCATCCTCTGCGGTGGCCTTCGACAAAGTCGATGAACTAGTCCTAATCATAGCCTCCATGCCAGAGAAATTTGATGGGGCAGTGAACAAGGTCCTAGCAGTGATCCACAAAGTGCCATTGCTAGAACGGGCAATGACCCTTTTCATATCAATGTTGAATGGTTTTGCTTCTATCTTGGATCATTATTGGGGCCGTGGAGATTCAATAAGAACAAAGGAGAAAACCATAGGtgttgattcttcttcttcttctggatACATTTCCTTGGAGAACTTTCCTCCTATATTGGAGGCCGAAATCAAAGGGACTCACGACAAGAAGGCAGCGGCAGTGTTGCCTAGTTGCGCAAAAGGGTCTTACAAGCAGGCATTACTGGAGAGTGGTAACAAAGAAAGGAACAATccacatgatgatgatgacgagaaGGAGGTTGATGGaggtgaattgtgtgaagttagTGAAGAAGGGGAAAAGAAGCAAGATGATAGAAGAAGTGAAGTTGAAGAGAATGATAAGTGTGAAAGTAACAAGGGTGGTGATGTTCTTTTGAAATTGTTTGATTCATGGCTCATGAACCCAGGTCGTTTCTAG